TGCCGTATCCAGGCGCGAGTATCGAGAACGATTTCGCCTGGTCGGCGGCGCATCCGGTGGTCGACGCGTATCGCGCCTACAAGCCGATGCCGTACGACGCGCCGGCACCAGCGCTCGCGGCGGTGCTGCAGGCGGCGCTCCCCGATGAGGGGTACTTCACACTCTCCGAGCCCGGGACGATCAGCGTGCTCGACGATGGCCGGACGCGGTTCGCGCCGCAGGCCGAGGGAAGACATCGGTATCTCGTCGTGGATCCGGCGCAGAAGGCCAGGGTCCTGACTCAATACACGTCGCTGGTGCCGGCGCCGCCGGCGCCGCGGCCGGGACGCCGGGGTGGTGCTGCATGACACTGCGTGCTGTTGCGTTCGGAACCGCGGGCATCGCCTGGATGCTCTCAGTGAGCCTTCCGTCTGGTCAGGCGCCGGCGCGACCCGCCGCGGCCCCGGCTCGCCCACAGGCGTCCGCACCGGCCAAGGCGCCCGCGGGGCGCGGTCAGCGCCCGGTGATGAATGCCCCGGTCGCGAAACCACGTCCCGCGTACCATCCCCCGACGGCCGAGGCGTTCAAGGCGGCGACGCACTCGCTCTTCCAGTACACCTGCGGCGAATGCCACAACTCCGCTGAACTCGCGGGCGGTCTCGACGTGGCGCTCTACAGCTCGCCCGATTCGCTCACCGCCGACCCCGCGCGGTGGGAGCTGATCCTCGCGAAGCTCAAGTCCGGCGAGATGCCGCCGCTCGAAGTGGAGCGGCCGGAAGCGGAGATCAAGACGCTCATCTCGTTTCTCGAGACCGAGTTCGCCCGCGCCGACGCCAGCATGAAGCCGGATCCCGGGAGAGTCACGGCCCGCCGGCTGAACCGCGCGGAATATACGAACACGATCCGCGATCTGCTCGCGATCGAGTTCCGCGCCGACAAGAATTTCCCCACCGACGATTCCGGCGAAGGCTTCGACAACATCGGCGAGATCCTGACCGTCTCGCCGATTTTGATGGAGAAGTACCTGTCGGCCGCGGCGCGGATCTCCGAGAGGGCGATTGCCACGGGCAAGCTGCCGAAGCCGATCGAAGTCGAGTACAGCACCCGCTTCAAGAGCCTGCGGCGCCTCGATCCCAGCAACGTCGAGGCGACGCACCGCTTCGACTTCGATGCGGACTACGAACTGAAGGTCGGGCTGCCCGGCCAGCGCGCCAAGGACGCGGCTCCCGTGACGCTGGGCCTGTGGGTCGACGGCAAGCTCACGCACACGATGCCGGTCGAGACCAAGCCGTCGGGGCTCGTGTATTTCAATCCGTACTCGGAGGAGCGGATCCGCGTCTCGATCCCCGAGGGCGATCACACGCTTCGGCTCGGATTCGTCGACGACCCGTTCGTGAACACGATCGCCAAGGAGGATGTCTACAAGGACACGGTGAACAAGTGGATCAACGCCGTGACGGTCATCGGCCCGTTCCCGACGCCCGGTGAGAAGCCGAGCCGCAAGAAGGTCCTCGTCTGCGATCCGAAGTCCGGTCCGGCCTGCGTCAATCGCATCATCGCCACGCTCGCGCGCAAGGCGTATCGCCGGCCCGTCACGGGCGCTGAAATCACAGGGCTGACGCGCTTCGTGAAAATGGCGACCGACAACGGGGAGAGCGTCGAGCAGGGCATCGGGCTCGCGATCCAGGCGATGCTCGTGTCGCCGCACTTCCTCTTCCACATCGAGCGGGACCTCTACCCGAACGATCCGGCCCGGATGCACCGGATCACCGACGTCGAGCTGGCGTCGAGGCTGAGCTACTTCCTGTGGAATTCGATGCCCGACGACACGCTGCTGTCGCTCGCGGAGCAGCGGCGGCTGCGAGCACCAGGCGTACTCGACGCGCAGGTGAAGCGGATGCTGGCCGATCCGAGGGCCTCCGCGCTCGCCGAGAACTTCGCCGGGCAGTGGCTCGAGGTGCGGAACCTCGACACGATCAAGCCGGACCCGCAGAAGTTCCCGGCGTGGGGACCGGAGCTCCGTGACGATTTCAAGACCGAGACGCGGATGTTCTTCGACGCGGTGCTCCGGGAGAACCGCCACATCGGCGATTTCAT
This sequence is a window from Vicinamibacterales bacterium. Protein-coding genes within it:
- a CDS encoding DUF1592 domain-containing protein; amino-acid sequence: MNAPVAKPRPAYHPPTAEAFKAATHSLFQYTCGECHNSAELAGGLDVALYSSPDSLTADPARWELILAKLKSGEMPPLEVERPEAEIKTLISFLETEFARADASMKPDPGRVTARRLNRAEYTNTIRDLLAIEFRADKNFPTDDSGEGFDNIGEILTVSPILMEKYLSAAARISERAIATGKLPKPIEVEYSTRFKSLRRLDPSNVEATHRFDFDADYELKVGLPGQRAKDAAPVTLGLWVDGKLTHTMPVETKPSGLVYFNPYSEERIRVSIPEGDHTLRLGFVDDPFVNTIAKEDVYKDTVNKWINAVTVIGPFPTPGEKPSRKKVLVCDPKSGPACVNRIIATLARKAYRRPVTGAEITGLTRFVKMATDNGESVEQGIGLAIQAMLVSPHFLFHIERDLYPNDPARMHRITDVELASRLSYFLWNSMPDDTLLSLAEQRRLRAPGVLDAQVKRMLADPRASALAENFAGQWLEVRNLDTIKPDPQKFPAWGPELRDDFKTETRMFFDAVLRENRHIGDFIDGRYTFLNERLAKHYGIDGVNGPAFRRVELTTPERGGVLGHGSVLAVSSYPTRTSVVIRGKYILQNILGTPPPPPPPDVPQLDEQAVGTKMSLRQQMESHRTNSICASCHSRMDPLGFALENYDAIGKWRTRDGDFPVDSSGVLPDGKRFSTPAEMRKILNERIDEFARTLTEKMLVYSLGRGLERYDRPTIRQITTKLETSGYGLQTLVREVVNSLPFQSRRAEAPRTV